The following proteins are co-located in the Castanea sativa cultivar Marrone di Chiusa Pesio chromosome 8, ASM4071231v1 genome:
- the LOC142606239 gene encoding uncharacterized protein LOC142606239, with the protein MDHIDKYKRVEEDQQLGKGKAKVVSQDRRDFRSDKYNNNCHRQDFARQFGTAAAQLRVLVDQGSGVEITYPDVYKGLKLKLEDLACDDSPLVGFDGKVVVPMGQIRLLVQAGSEVVEVDFIVVDAYSPYTAIMVRPWLHAMGAISSTLHRKVKYPSGDRVEKVVGSQSMARQCLVAAIRHQIGMEAQLPPWEKEKLIVFLRKNIDVFAWSAYETPRVDPNFICHYLNVNPAIMPKKQLPRRSSKEYSEAIKEEVIKLKQARAIKEVFYPE; encoded by the exons ATGGACCACATTGACAAGTACAAGCGAGTCGAAGAGGACCAACAACTAGGTAAAGGCAAGGCTAAGGTGGTCTCTCAAGATAGGAGGGACTTCAGGTCAGACaagtataataataattgtcATCGGCAAGATTTTGCTAGGCAATTTGGAACTGCTGCTGCTCAATTG AGGGTGTTGGtggatcagggcagcggtgtaGAAATCACATACCCTGATGTGTACaaggggctaaagttgaaaCTTGAGGATTTGGCATGTGATGATTCACCTTTggtaggttttgatgggaaAGTTGTTGTCCCGATGGGTCAAATTAGACTACTGGTCCAGGCAGGTTCAGAGGTGGTCGAGGTGGACTTTATTGTTGTGGATGCTTACTCCCCCTATACTGCCATTATGGTGAGACCctggcttcatgccatgggggcCATTTCTTCCACTTTGCATCGCAAGGTGAAGTACCCATCAGGGGACCGGGTAGAGAAAGTGGTTGGAAGCCAATCTATGGCTAGACAGTGCTTGGTGGCTGCAATTAGGCATCAGATTGGGATGGA AGCTCAGTTGCCTCCTTGGGAGAAGGAGAAGCTGATAGTGTTTCTTAGGAagaatattgatgtgtttgcatggagtgcTTACGAAACTCCTAGGGTGGATCCAAATTTCATTTGCCAttatttaaatgtcaatccagcCATCATGCCCAAAAAGCAACTACCTCGGCGCTCATCTAAAGAGTATTCTGAGGCTATTAAGGAGGAGGTGATCAAGCTCAAGCAGGCTAGGGCTATTAAGGAGGTGTTCTACCCTGAGTAG